AGTTCGTCGATGACCACGCAAGACGGGTCTTTGCATTCCAGCAGACACTCGGCCCGGTTCGCGCACAGCGCGCCCAGGGGAAAAAGAAGCAGCAGAACCAAAATCCGACTCCATGCTGGCAGCGGAAGAAAAAAAAACGGCGCTGCCAAGGCTGCGGCCAGAGAACCCCAGGTGCCTGGAGCCCTGGGCATGCGTCCGGCGGGGCCCAGGGTGGCGGCGTGGTGAGCCAGACGTTCAAGGACGTTATCGGACTTGGGCAAGGTGTTGGGCATCGACCACTCCAATGGCTTCGACTTCAAGGAGAATATTCAGGACAGAGCGCAAGGGCAAACCGACAACATTGGTGTATGACCCTTCGATTGTGTCCACCAGGAATGCTCCGATGCCCTGAATGCCATAGGCCCCGGCTTTGTCCATGGGTTCGCCCGAGGCCACGTACGCAGTGAGCATCTCCCGGCTGTTTGTGGCCATGTGAACGCGCGTGGTTTCGGTCTGGCAGCGGGCAATGTTGCCTCGCGCTCGTAGTACGCAGAATCCCGTCATGACCTCGTGCCAGTCGCCAGAGAGTGCGGTCAGCATGGCCAGGGCATGGAATTTGTCCTTGGGTTTGCCCAGGATGTTTAAGCCCTGGACCACGATGGTGTCGGCACTGACGATGAATTTGTCCGGATGCCGGGCCGCGACGTCCATTCCTTTGAGACGGGCCATGCGCGCCGCGTAGTCGGCTGGATTTTCACCAGGTTCGGGAGATGGCTCGTTCATGGAGCTGGGAATGACCTCAAAAGCCAAACCCAGCCCTGCCAGGAGAGCCTGCCGCCTGGGCGAGGTCGACGCCAGCACCAGGGGTTGGCGTGTTCTAAATGGCCCCTGAACCATGCGACCTCCCGAAGTTCGGGCTGGGTGCGTTCTCGGTGACCACCACGCTGGCTACCTGTCTCCGCTGGTTGATGACGGTCTGTTTTCTTCTTTGACTGGCAAGCGGAGCTGCGGCATAACCGCCCGGACCCACTCCCGCGATAGTGATATCAAAACAATTCATATTGCACTCATCAATTTGAAATATTGGAAAAAATTATCCAGGCATATTCATGACCGTTGAGCTTCCCTAATGCAGGGTCGCGGGGAACTCAACCCCTCGTGGAGGGAGGCGGGGATTGGCCTGGACTCGTTGGCAAAAT
The nucleotide sequence above comes from Deltaproteobacteria bacterium. Encoded proteins:
- a CDS encoding phosphatidylglycerophosphatase A — protein: MPNTLPKSDNVLERLAHHAATLGPAGRMPRAPGTWGSLAAALAAPFFFLPLPAWSRILVLLLLFPLGALCANRAECLLECKDPSCVVIDELWGQWIAILLLPAADAIWIIPAFLFFRFFDILKPWPVHASESWLPGGWGIMIDDGFAGLYALLVLSLCRFLI
- the maf gene encoding septum formation protein Maf, whose amino-acid sequence is MVQGPFRTRQPLVLASTSPRRQALLAGLGLAFEVIPSSMNEPSPEPGENPADYAARMARLKGMDVAARHPDKFIVSADTIVVQGLNILGKPKDKFHALAMLTALSGDWHEVMTGFCVLRARGNIARCQTETTRVHMATNSREMLTAYVASGEPMDKAGAYGIQGIGAFLVDTIEGSYTNVVGLPLRSVLNILLEVEAIGVVDAQHLAQVR